Proteins from a single region of Trueperaceae bacterium:
- a CDS encoding ATP-grasp fold amidoligase family protein: MRRHASGASVPATLRAGAKRLAVVPAQAWRWKWHLDARHLPLTAAHRTLYATIHRVTFRRFLRFPNLRSPATFNDRIQWLKLFDQSPDVIEGSDKLRAKDRIRAVLGDGYVPATLATGRSLRDIDLASLPNRFVLKTTHDSGSVVLVRDKRSFDADAAARTLDAALATRYGADKGEWHYRWIEPRVFAEAWVDAAGDARPADYKFHCVDGTVAFLQYIDGRDATPHESLADRDGRPLPEHLDPALGQGPPFRKPDAWNDLVEVAEALADGHKYVRVDLYLSHGRVVVGELTFHPRAGFYPGPGQRALGRFMTFDVTTFRPPVTSVPES, encoded by the coding sequence GTGAGGCGGCACGCCAGCGGGGCCAGCGTCCCCGCGACGCTGCGAGCGGGCGCCAAGCGACTCGCCGTCGTGCCGGCACAGGCCTGGCGCTGGAAGTGGCACCTCGACGCCCGGCACCTCCCGCTCACGGCGGCGCACCGCACCCTGTACGCCACGATCCACCGCGTCACGTTCCGGCGGTTCCTTCGCTTCCCGAACCTTCGCTCCCCTGCGACGTTCAACGACCGGATCCAGTGGCTGAAGCTCTTCGACCAATCGCCGGACGTCATCGAAGGCAGCGACAAGCTGCGCGCCAAGGACCGCATCCGCGCGGTGCTGGGCGACGGGTACGTGCCCGCGACGCTGGCGACGGGCCGATCCCTGCGCGACATCGATCTCGCGAGCCTCCCGAACCGGTTCGTCCTCAAGACCACGCACGACTCCGGGTCCGTGGTGCTGGTGCGCGACAAGCGGTCGTTCGACGCCGACGCCGCCGCACGAACCCTCGACGCCGCCCTCGCGACGCGGTACGGCGCGGACAAGGGGGAGTGGCACTACCGGTGGATCGAACCTCGCGTGTTCGCCGAAGCCTGGGTGGACGCCGCGGGGGACGCGCGCCCGGCGGACTACAAGTTCCACTGCGTGGATGGGACGGTCGCGTTCCTGCAGTACATCGACGGGCGCGACGCCACGCCCCACGAATCGCTCGCCGATCGCGACGGAAGGCCCCTCCCCGAACACCTCGATCCCGCGCTCGGGCAGGGCCCACCGTTTCGCAAGCCGGACGCTTGGAACGACCTCGTCGAGGTCGCCGAGGCGCTCGCCGACGGCCACAAGTACGTCCGCGTCGATCTCTACCTTTCGCACGGCCGCGTGGTCGTGGGGGAACTGACGTTCCATCCGCGAGCGGGGTTCTACCCCGGTCCCGGCCAACGGGCCCTCGGCCGTTTCATGACGTTCGACGTCACGACCTTCCGGCCGCCGGTGACCTCCGTCCCGGAGTCGTGA